GGCATCGCGCGCTTCGGTGTAGTTGCGGCGCAGTGCGCTGATGTCCTTGAACAGGGCGCGTTCGGCATCGGTCTGCATCAGGCCTTCCACCTTGGTCTGGATGTCGGTGGTGGTACTGGCCGACAGCTTTTGTTCGTCGGCAAAGTAGGTGGCCAGCGATGCATCGCTGCTCTTGGCCACGGCCGTGGTGCGGCGCACGGCGGTGTGGATCAGTCGGTACCAGTCGCTGATGAGCCGCTCCTTGGCCAGGGGTTGCTCGATCACGGCTTGGGTGGAGGTGGAGGCCGTTTGCAGCTGCCACACCCCCAGCAGGGTGCCCAGCAGGGACAAAGCAAGCAATAACCCAAAGCCCAGGGAGAGGCGTTTTCCAATGGCGATTTGATTCATACAACAGGTTCTTTGAAGTGCGCCATCGAGGGTATCGATCGCACCCAAAGAGGGCTTGAGCAAGGTCAAGCGCCGTTACCTTTGTTACGAATATCGCCGTGCGCTGTCGGCCGTGGGCAAGTGCGCAGGGCGGGGCGCTACTTGCTGTGCGCGTGCAGGTGCTTCAGTGGCGTGCGAGCCCGCACAACTGTGCAAACCGGCCCAGCAGGCTGCAGGCCTGGGGCGTCTCTTGCACCATTGGCGGGGGGTGCCCGGCGGGCAGGGTGGCGGCCAGGTGCTGCACATAGCCTTGCATGGCCGCCAGGCTGAATTCGGGGTGGAACTGCACGCCCCAGGCGTTGGCCCCGATGCGGTAGGCCTGGTGGGGCTCGTGTGCGTTGCCGGCCAGCCGCACGGCCCCAGGGGGCAGGGCGCGCACGGACTGGGTGTGCACCACCTGGGCGTTCCACTGGCTGGGCAGGTGGGCAAAGAGGGGGTCGGCCTGGGCCTCGGGCGTGAGGGAGATGGGCACGGTGCCCAGCTCCAGCCCGCCAGGGTGGTAGCCGACTTCGCCCCCCATCGCGTGGGCCAACAGCTGGTGGCCGTAGCAAATGCCCAACACCGGCGTGCCGTGGGCCACGAGGCGGGTGAGCCAGGGCACCAGGGCCTCGCTCCAGGCTTCGCGGTCGGACACCATGGCGTGGCTGCCGGTGATGACGACCCCGGCCAGCGTTTCGGGCCCGGGCAGGGGGCTGGCTTGGCGGGCGTCCAGCACCTGTATGGGCGGGGGCTGGTGTGCGTTCGCTGGGTCGGCTTTGTTGCCGCAACCCATGCCAGTGTCTGCGGCCAGCCCGGTTTCGATCCAGTGCTCAAAGTCGCCCATGTGTGGGCGCAGGGTGTCGAGGGTGTCGCCGGTCTTGATGATCAGGATCGGGCGAGGGGCAGATGTGGGCATGAATGCGCTGAGCGTTGAACAGAGGGGCGGCCGCGCAGCCAGGTGGCCGTGCTGCTCACGTGGGGGCGCTGGCAGGGGTGGCCCACACCCCTTCGTTGCATGGGGCTCAGGCGTGGCCAGTGCGCGCCAGGTAGCGCTTGCGCCAGAAAAGCAAGACCAGTGCCAGCGCAATGGACGCCATGGCGCCCATGGCCCACCAGAAGCCGTCGGCTTTGTGGATGAGGGGGATGAACTCGAAGTTCATGCCAAAGATGCCTGCGATCAGGTTCAGCGGTAGGAACACGGCGGTGAGTGCCGTGAGGGTGCGCATGATGTCGTTGGTGCGGTTGCCTTGTACCGAAAAGTGCATCTGCACGGCGGTTTCGGTGCTTTGCTCGAGTCGGCGTACGTGGTGCACCACGCGCTCGATGTGTTCGAGCACGTCACGGCTGCGCACCTTGAGCAGGTCCAGCTCGCGCTGCCCTGTGGGCGAGTCGGGCTGGGCCCAGGTCTCCAGTGCATCGATCCAGTCTTGCACGGCGCTGCGCTGGTCTTCGCAGATTTCATCGAGCTGGTGCAGCGACAGGCGCGCATCCAGCAGCGAGCTCCAGTTGACATGCCGGGCCCGGGGCCTGAGCAGCTCGGTTTGCCAGTGGTCGAGCTGGCGCGTCAGCTCGCGGCGCAGGTCCAGGTAGCCGTCCACCATCAGGTTGACCACGCGCAGCATCAGGTCGGCGGGGCTGGCGGGCAGGCGCGAGCCGGGGATGGGGTTGGCGCGGCCTTCGCGCTGCTCTGCAGGGGCACCGGGCGCGGTGGCCAGCAGCTTGCTCGCATAGGCCTCGCGCACTGTGCAGTCGCTGGGGTGCACCGTGAGCAGCACGTGGTCAAACACCGCAAAGCCCACGGGGCTGGTGTCCAGGCGCCGCAGTACCAGCGGGCCGGTCGGCTTGCGGGGCGGTGTGGCTTGGCTGGCGCCTTCGGCATCGATGCTGGCGCTGGCCGTGGCCAGGCGGCGGAACACCAGCAGGTCGTACTGCGAGGTGTAGTCGTAGTGCGAGGGCAGCTGCGCGTTCAGCAGGTCCGACACATGCAAGTCCACCAGTTGCAGTCCCACCAGGGTTTGCAGGGCGCTCTGGATCTCCAGCAGGCGCGCCTGAAAGGCCGGGCGGGCCACGGCAATCCACAGAAAGCCCTGGGCAGGGGCCTGGGCTGGCAGCTCGGGCAGCTCAGTCACGCCGCTGCTGTGGATGTGGAAGATGCGCATGCGGGAGTGGTTGAGGGTAAAATGGCATGCAGCGCTTATTCAATAAGCGCTAGAAGCTATTATTTCGATAGCAATCGTGCTGCGTCGCGCGCAAAGTAGGTCAGCACGCCATCGGCGCCCGCGCGCTTGAAGGCCAGCAGGCTTTCCATCATCACGGCGTCGTGGTCGAGCCAGCCGTTTTGCGCGGCGGCTTTGATCATGGCGTACTCGCCGCTCACCTGGTAGGCGAAGGTGGGCACGCGGAACTCGTCCTTCACCCGGCGCACGATGTCCAGGTACGGCATGCCGGGTTTCACCATCACCATGTCTGCGCCTTCGGCAATGTCCAGCGCCACTTCGCGCAGGGCTTCGTCGCTGTTGCCGGGGTCCATCTGGTAGACATTCTTGTCGGCTTTGCCCAGGGCGCCGCGGGTGCCGACGGCGTCGCGGAAGGGGCCGTAGAAGGCGCTGGCGTACTTGGCGCTGTAGGCCATGATGCGGGTGTGGATGTGGCCTTGCACCTCCAGCGCCTCGCGGATGGCGCCAATGCGGCCGTCCATCATGTCGCTGGGGGCGACGATGTCCACGCCCGCCTCGGCATGCGTGAGGGCCTGGGCGGTGAGGATTTCGACCGTCTGGTCATTGATGATGTAGCCGGTGTCGTCCAGCACGCCGTCCTGGCCGTGGCTGGTGTAGGGGTCCAGCGCCACGTCGGTCATCACGCCCAGGTCTGGGAATTCTTTCTTCAGCGCCCGCACCACGCGCGGGATCAGGCCTTCGGGGTTGCGTGCTTCTTGCCCGTCAGGGGTTTTGAGCGACGGGTCAATCGCTGGGAACAGCGCCATCACCGGGATGCCCAGCTTCACGCAGTCTTCGGCCACGGGCAGCAACAGGTCCAGGCTCAGGCGGTCTACGCCGGGCATGGACGCCACGGTCTCGCGCTGCTGCGTGCCTTCGTGCACGAACACGGGGTAGATCAGGTCGTTGACCGACACCGCGTTTTCGCGCACCAGGCGGCGCGTGAAAGCGTCGCGGCGCAGGCGGCGGGGGCGGTTTTGCGGGAAGGGGGCGGAGGTCTGGAGGTGCATGGGGAAAATTGTGCCCTATCTCGGCAACGCCCTGGGGGCCTTGGCCTGTCACCACGCGGCCCCGAGGGCGGGGGGTGGGCGCCATAAATAACCCTACTGATTTATGCAACTAATTGCATATGCTTGTAACGGTTTGTCATTAATGATAAATTTGATCCCGGGCAGCCCTCTGCCTCCCGCTTTTTCCTCCCTGAGCGGGGCCTTCGATTGCTACGCGCAGTCAAGGCTTCTCAGCCCGGCCATGTGCCGGGCTTTTTTTTGCCCGCTGCGGTTGGCGGGTTAGTGTGGTTTCGGGGCGGGCCACTCTTCAGCGCACAGGCATCGTGTCCGCTGTGGGTGGCCTTTCAGGGGCTTTACCTCTGCTTTGGCGCAGGACGCTCGGTGTCGCGCTTAAACTGCGCCCATGCTCTGGGTAAAAGCCTTTCACATCGTGTTCGTGGCCAGCTGGTTTGCGGGCTTGTTCTATCTGCCGCGCATTTTTGTCAATTTGGCAATGGTGGCGCCCGGCTCGGCCGCCGAGCGTGATCGCCTCTTGTTGATGGCGCGCAAGCTTTTGCGCTTTACCACCCTGCTGGCGGTGCCCGCGTTGGCCCTGGGGCTGTGGCTGTGGCTGGGCTACGGCATCGGGCGGGGCCCCGGCAATGGCTGGATGCACGCCAAGTTGACGGTGGTGGCCTTGGTGATCGGCTACCACCACAGCTGCGCTGTGTTGCTGCGCAAGCTGGCCGATGGCAGCAGCCGCCGCAGCCATGTGTGGTTTCGCTGGTTCAACGAGGCGCCGGTGCTGCTGCTGCTGATCGCCGTGGTGCTGGTGGTGGTCAAGCCTTTCTGACGGGACGGGGCCGCCCACGTGCACAAGACCTCTGCCTGGCCTTTGGCGACCAGTTATGTCGCCTTGATCGTTTTTGCCAGCCTGTTTCCCTTCACCGGCTGGCGTGCCCAGGGGCTGGAGCCTTGGGTGTTCCTCATGGCGCCCTTGCCGCCGCCGTACTGGACGGGGTTTGACGTCACCTCCAACCTGATCGGTTACGCCCCGCTGGGCTTTTTGCTGGCACTGGCGCTGTTGCGCACCGGCTGGGCGTGGGGCGCGGTGTGGCTGGCCTTTGCTGCGGGCACCCTGCTGTCGTTGTCGATGGAGTTTTTGCAGATTTACCTACCTCGGCGCGTTCCCTCCAACCTGGATTTGGTGCTCAACGCGGTGGGGTCGTTGGTCGGTGCCTTGGTGGCGGCGGTGCTGGAGCGCCTGGGCGCCATTGACCGCTGGAGCCACTTCCGGGACCGCTGGTTTGTGCCCGATGCGCGCGGCGCGCTGGTGTTGCTGGCCCTGTGGCCTGCGGCGCTGCTTTTCCCGGCGGGCGTGCCTTTTGGCCTGGGTCAGGTGCTGGAGCGGCTGGAGGCTGCCGTGGAATTGGCGCTGGAGGACACCCCTTTCCTCGAATGGCTGCCCGCCCGCGAAGCCGTGCTGGAACCCCTGTCGCCCGGCGGCGAGGTGCTGTGCGTGATGCTGGGCCTGCTGGTGCCTTGCCTGCTGGGGTACTGCGTCATCCGCCATGTGGGGCGCCGGGCTGTGTTTGCCTTTGCCGCCCTGGCCGTTGGGGTGGTGGCGACGGCGCTGTCGGCCGCGCTGAGCTGGGGGCCGGTGCATGCCTGGGGCTGGCTGGACGAGCCAGTGCGCGTGGGTGTGTGGGCGGCTGCCGGGGTGGCCGTGTTGTTGCTGATGCTGCCGCGCCGCGCCGGTGCTGCCGTGCTACTGGTGGCGCTGGTATGGCACCTGGGGGTGCTCAACCAGGCGCCGACCAGCGTGTATTTTGCGCAAACTCTGCAGCAGTGGGAGCAGGGACGCTTCATCCGCTTTTATGGCCTGGGGCAATGGCTGGGCTGGCTCTGGCCTTACGTCACGCTGCTGTATGTGCTGGTGCGCGTCTCGCGCCGTGACACCCAAACCTAAAATACCGCCATGAGCGAACCCACCCCCACTTCCACACCCATCCCCACCTCGACCGCGCCTGGTTACTACCAGCGCCACATCTTCTTTTGCCTGAACGAGCGCACCAATGGCGAAGACAGCTGCGCGCACCACAACGCCCAGGCGGGGTTTGACCGCTGCAAGGCCCAGGTCAAGGCTGCAGGCCTGGCGGGCGCGGGCAAGGTGCGGGTGAACAAGGCGGGTTGCCTGGACCGCTGCGCCGCAGGCCCCGTGGCCGTGGTCTACCCCGAGGGCACTTGGTACACCTTTGTGGATACCAGCGACATCGATGAGATCGTGGAATCGCACCTCAAAAACGGGCAGGTGGTCGAGCGCTTGCTGGTGCCGCCCGAGCTGGGGCGTTGATCCCTGGTCTTTGCATGAAATTGCTGCCTAGCGCTTATTGAATAAGCGCTAGAAGCTATCAAATAAATAGCATAAAGTGAACTCTCAAACCGAACGCCTGCTGCTGCAAGGCGCTGCGGGTGCCATCGAGGTGGCCCGCGACGCTGCCAGCCTGCCCGACGGCGCAGCCCCGCGCGGCGTGGCCGTCATCGCCCACCCCCATCCGCTGTTTGGCGGCACCATGGACAACAAGGTGGTGCAGACCTTGGCCCGAGCCTTCGTCCAGTGCGGCTGGACGGCGGTGCGCTTCAACTTTCGCGGCGTGGGCGCCACCGAGGGGGCGCACGACGAAGGGCGCGGCGAGTTGCAAGACCTGCTGTCGGTGATCGAGCAAGTGGCGCCCGCAGGCGAGGGCGCGCAGCCCCTGGCGCTGGCGGGCTTCTCGTTTGGTGCGTTTGTCACCAGCCATGCCCTGGC
This Acidovorax sp. 106 DNA region includes the following protein-coding sequences:
- a CDS encoding alpha/beta hydrolase, whose translation is MNSQTERLLLQGAAGAIEVARDAASLPDGAAPRGVAVIAHPHPLFGGTMDNKVVQTLARAFVQCGWTAVRFNFRGVGATEGAHDEGRGELQDLLSVIEQVAPAGEGAQPLALAGFSFGAFVTSHALATLWPQRTIDRAVLVGTAASRFTVAPVPPDAHLRTLVVHGEHDDTVALSAVMDWARPQILPITVVPGGGHFFHGQLPLLKNLVVRHLQSAV
- a CDS encoding glutamine amidotransferase; this translates as MPTSAPRPILIIKTGDTLDTLRPHMGDFEHWIETGLAADTGMGCGNKADPANAHQPPPIQVLDARQASPLPGPETLAGVVITGSHAMVSDREAWSEALVPWLTRLVAHGTPVLGICYGHQLLAHAMGGEVGYHPGGLELGTVPISLTPEAQADPLFAHLPSQWNAQVVHTQSVRALPPGAVRLAGNAHEPHQAYRIGANAWGVQFHPEFSLAAMQGYVQHLAATLPAGHPPPMVQETPQACSLLGRFAQLCGLARH
- a CDS encoding VanZ family protein codes for the protein MHKTSAWPLATSYVALIVFASLFPFTGWRAQGLEPWVFLMAPLPPPYWTGFDVTSNLIGYAPLGFLLALALLRTGWAWGAVWLAFAAGTLLSLSMEFLQIYLPRRVPSNLDLVLNAVGSLVGALVAAVLERLGAIDRWSHFRDRWFVPDARGALVLLALWPAALLFPAGVPFGLGQVLERLEAAVELALEDTPFLEWLPAREAVLEPLSPGGEVLCVMLGLLVPCLLGYCVIRHVGRRAVFAFAALAVGVVATALSAALSWGPVHAWGWLDEPVRVGVWAAAGVAVLLLMLPRRAGAAVLLVALVWHLGVLNQAPTSVYFAQTLQQWEQGRFIRFYGLGQWLGWLWPYVTLLYVLVRVSRRDTQT
- a CDS encoding magnesium transporter CorA family protein gives rise to the protein MRIFHIHSSGVTELPELPAQAPAQGFLWIAVARPAFQARLLEIQSALQTLVGLQLVDLHVSDLLNAQLPSHYDYTSQYDLLVFRRLATASASIDAEGASQATPPRKPTGPLVLRRLDTSPVGFAVFDHVLLTVHPSDCTVREAYASKLLATAPGAPAEQREGRANPIPGSRLPASPADLMLRVVNLMVDGYLDLRRELTRQLDHWQTELLRPRARHVNWSSLLDARLSLHQLDEICEDQRSAVQDWIDALETWAQPDSPTGQRELDLLKVRSRDVLEHIERVVHHVRRLEQSTETAVQMHFSVQGNRTNDIMRTLTALTAVFLPLNLIAGIFGMNFEFIPLIHKADGFWWAMGAMASIALALVLLFWRKRYLARTGHA
- a CDS encoding ferredoxin, with amino-acid sequence MSEPTPTSTPIPTSTAPGYYQRHIFFCLNERTNGEDSCAHHNAQAGFDRCKAQVKAAGLAGAGKVRVNKAGCLDRCAAGPVAVVYPEGTWYTFVDTSDIDEIVESHLKNGQVVERLLVPPELGR
- a CDS encoding CopD family protein gives rise to the protein MLWVKAFHIVFVASWFAGLFYLPRIFVNLAMVAPGSAAERDRLLLMARKLLRFTTLLAVPALALGLWLWLGYGIGRGPGNGWMHAKLTVVALVIGYHHSCAVLLRKLADGSSRRSHVWFRWFNEAPVLLLLIAVVLVVVKPF
- the hemB gene encoding porphobilinogen synthase, with the translated sequence MHLQTSAPFPQNRPRRLRRDAFTRRLVRENAVSVNDLIYPVFVHEGTQQRETVASMPGVDRLSLDLLLPVAEDCVKLGIPVMALFPAIDPSLKTPDGQEARNPEGLIPRVVRALKKEFPDLGVMTDVALDPYTSHGQDGVLDDTGYIINDQTVEILTAQALTHAEAGVDIVAPSDMMDGRIGAIREALEVQGHIHTRIMAYSAKYASAFYGPFRDAVGTRGALGKADKNVYQMDPGNSDEALREVALDIAEGADMVMVKPGMPYLDIVRRVKDEFRVPTFAYQVSGEYAMIKAAAQNGWLDHDAVMMESLLAFKRAGADGVLTYFARDAARLLSK